From the Companilactobacillus ginsenosidimutans genome, the window CATCCATCAATAAGATTTGTGGGTCATTTGCTAGAGCACGTGCTAGACCAACACGTTGTTGCATACCACCTGATAGTTGTGATGGATATTCATCATCATAACCAGTGATACCAACTTGGTCCAAAGCAGTTTTAGCTTTTTTAATACGTTCATCTTTATCAACGCCTTGAATCTCCAAACCGTATTCAGCATTTTCCAACACTGTACGATTAGGCAAGAGTCCAAAGCTTTGGAAGACCATGCTCATTTTTTTACGTCTAACATCACGTAAAGTTTTCTTATCCATAGTCATTAAGTTTTCACCGTCAATTAAAACCTCACCGTCGGTAGGTTCAATTAATCGATTAATCATACGGATCAATGTAGACTTACCACTTCCGGAAAGTCCCATAATTACGAATATTTCACCATCATTAATTTCAAAATTAGCTTGGTCGACCCCCACGGTCGCACCAGTTTCTTTTAAAATATCGGGTTTAGTTTCACCCTTCTTGAGTAATTCCTTAGCCCGATTGACGTGTCTACCAAAAATCTTAGTTAAATTTTTAACTTCAACTTTTACAGTCATTTAATCCTCCATCCTTGGAAATAAAAAAAGCAATTATTTACACGAATAAACAATCACTTGTGCTTATCTACCTTAACAAATATACTTTTTCCATTCAAACGACACGCCGGGGTTTCCGTCTCAAATGACCGATTTAGCGGTACTGAGGGTTAACGCTATACGTTATTGACAAATTTAAGGGAATCTTAATATTTATGGTTTTTTTAGGCAAAATAAAACAGTTAACCGATTGCGAAGCGGTTAACTGTTTTTGGTTTTTTATTAGTATTTGGTTTTAAGGCTAGTGCCTGGATATTAGTGCGGGGTGGTGCTGACTTCCACTTTTGAGGATTGTTTCTTGTTTGGTGATACGGTTGCCCGCTTTGTAGTGGAAACGCGAAAGCCCACACTGAGAACTGCACATAAGCCTCATCGACACTGCGGGGGCCAACAGGCCCCACTCCGTGTTGATGTGTCTTATGCTCCGTTCTCAAGGGCGTGTGGGTTTACGCTCTATTTTGAAACGCGAAAATTCTCACTGACCCCGGCGTGTAAGTCGTCCAGAGCTGCGGGGGTGTTACGCACCCCACTCCGCTATGGCCGGCCTTACACTCTGGGGTCAAGTGCGTGAGAATTTACGCTCTTATGATTAAAAATCGACGTCATTGGCCCATGTATCTGTTAGGAAGTAATGATCCATCTTATACTGTGTTTGTTCTGGATTGGCTTTTTTGTCTTTGTAGTATGGTGCTAGTTTTTTATCTAGCATTAACCATCCACGCCAGCCCATGTGAATTGTATCTTCGGCAATATAATTTGGATTCTTTACATTTGTTAAATCGACTACGTTGTCGAATCCTTGGGTTCTTAATTGATATTTGATTTTCTTGTCAAAGTTAGTTAGAGAGCTTTGAGGCATTCCTGTATATTCCATCCATTTTTTATTTACGGGCTGGATTACAAACATTACTTGTACGTGGTTTTGTTTGAACATATATAGTAGTGCTTCAAAATCGTTGTACTCTGGTGAGTGCAAATAATCTGCATGTGTATGAGAATTCTTTAGTCTCTTCATATTATGGAATAATTGCTTCTTATAGAAGGAATCTCCAATTTGCAGATCATTCTCTCTTGAATGGGTTTTGGCCATTTTAACGGCTAGCTTATTCAAGTCTTTGTAATCATAATTGTCTGGTAATTTACTTGTTGCTTTATTAATTTTGTTTTGGTGATCTTGTAAGAATGAGGAACCGAATAATGCATCCTGACTTTGCAAGCTTGAGCGGCTTAATTCGACATATGTTCTTTCATATGATGTGATTTTTTCGCCAGCTGCTATACGTCTAACTGCATCATTTTCGATTGGTCCCTTGCTGATGCCTAACTGAATAATTCTTTTAGCGATGTATTGATTCAAATCTTTATCACCATGGTTTGAGTTGAGAATAAATCCCGTTAACTGTAATGGAGAAAAGTAGTATTTGAACGCATCACTTCTGGCACCTTTTTTAGTGAACCATTGTGGTGAAATTATGAAGACAGCTTTATTATTTTTAAGCTTAGTCATCCCACTAACATTCATTGCTTGTGTCAATGATGCTGTACCAGGATTACCTAATAGGAAGGGTTGATTTTTCCAATGATATTTCTGCGCCATGGAAGATGGGTGGAATGGATCCATTCTTGAAAGTTCTGAGGATCCAATGATTGGAATGTAATTTTCTTCTTCCGCGTTATTCTTTATATTTTCACCCTTCAATACACGAGCGTCCAATGATGTTGCAGCTTGATTAACCTTCTCTGGAGTTACGGTTTTAAAGTTGATAGGTGCCCATAGAAGAATTAATAGCGCTGCAATCGCAACAATTACAGGTCCAAAAATCATCCACAGTTTTTTCTTCATAGTTTAGGCTTCCAATTCTCCTACTCGGTCAGCAATTTTGTTTACTGTTGACCATTGGCTACGGTCGAATTCTGAAACTGGAACTTGAATATCAAATTTGTCCTGTAATGAAACGAGTACTTCAACTGTTGCCATTGAATCAAGGATGCCGTCTGCAAATAAATCTTGATCAGCATCTGTACCAATATCATCGAGTCCTGTAACGTCTTTCAAAATTGAGATAATTCCTTCTTTTACGTCCATAATTTTTCTCCTTAGTTAA encodes:
- the dltD gene encoding D-alanyl-lipoteichoic acid biosynthesis protein DltD; this encodes MKKKLWMIFGPVIVAIAALLILLWAPINFKTVTPEKVNQAATSLDARVLKGENIKNNAEEENYIPIIGSSELSRMDPFHPSSMAQKYHWKNQPFLLGNPGTASLTQAMNVSGMTKLKNNKAVFIISPQWFTKKGARSDAFKYYFSPLQLTGFILNSNHGDKDLNQYIAKRIIQLGISKGPIENDAVRRIAAGEKITSYERTYVELSRSSLQSQDALFGSSFLQDHQNKINKATSKLPDNYDYKDLNKLAVKMAKTHSRENDLQIGDSFYKKQLFHNMKRLKNSHTHADYLHSPEYNDFEALLYMFKQNHVQVMFVIQPVNKKWMEYTGMPQSSLTNFDKKIKYQLRTQGFDNVVDLTNVKNPNYIAEDTIHMGWRGWLMLDKKLAPYYKDKKANPEQTQYKMDHYFLTDTWANDVDF
- the dltC gene encoding D-alanine--poly(phosphoribitol) ligase subunit DltC, which gives rise to MDVKEGIISILKDVTGLDDIGTDADQDLFADGILDSMATVEVLVSLQDKFDIQVPVSEFDRSQWSTVNKIADRVGELEA